atcttgagAAACTGACATAAAGTAGCATATAATCAACAGTGCACCATAAAAAGCGCAGGGGTGCCCTTGTTTAGTAGGTACAAGTAAAAGGAACTACTCGCGAGAATATAGTTCAgtcttatttcattattttattttgagtttagCTTATAATCATATTCGAGCGACTAGTTACCAATCAAATACTACATTATTCGTTAATTATAGTAAAAATTTCGTCAACTACCTAAATTAAGATAGTATTGATGCatcaaaatcttcaaatttgGATTTGTCTCTGATGCTAAGTAGACTCatcaaaatcttcaaatttggccttactaaattatttcttgttaaataatactttgaaaaataaatatttaatattgaggataaatataaaaaataattattatattttttgatatgacaaaataacaaataaaaataaaaatttatgttaaaaatcatatattattataagagggaacaaaaaaagttaaaagttgaattacgattttacccttattataaattaaaatattataaaaatatttaactatttaatttaaatattaagttacattattttaatggaaatgttaatgacttttgcACTTCTTTAgaataattcttaattaaaatatctaatttaatttattttcttgaaatatttaccctttaaatagatacatgtatatgatttatcttctaaattaatttatgttcttaattaatatttgtcttaaatttttgtaacacttgacctttcaactttgtaagtgaatcttcatattccaaagctatattttttcctataaatacaatcttttaacattatttttataggaAGATTTATATGTGATACAATTTTTGTGTGTGGAAGACTAGAGAAGCTTTAATCAAGTGAAGAAAATTTCAAGGCAAGAAGATTTATGTCAAGATTACAAGGCATAGTATGATTCTACTAAAGTATCGAAgcttgatgtattttttttttttacttatttgtcgAGATTGGAATTATGGTAAGACCCCTCCATTTATGTAGTTAAATATCACTTCCATTAACTTGTattccaaatattttaattttttatggtcAAAAGTTGAATGTTTATTACTAAAACTTTGTTTCAATTTGCATTATCAAGAAAAAACAGGAAAAAGATTGTCTtagaatttttctatttttcgttGGTTGCGTTATGCTAAACTTGCTCCTATATATGATACTTTAtctttgtatttgtaattttgttttaagaatatatttgattgaagGGTGTGTTTTTTGCTTTAGAAAATGAGACAAAtacaatcataaaaatagtgtaTAAGACATGCAAAACAATTAATGCCTACAAGattttctaatttcaaattattaataattacgtttatgcattttaaattttaaatatttgtaaagaatcattcttacatgtgcttgtggataaaatctatagtttttcgacaattttcattaaaattatcatgAGATCCAAATCCCAAAGTCAAAAAAATGATACACCAAAATGCTTAAGAAGTTAGAAGATCTTCTATCCTTTGACCAAATATTGctcctattaattttttaacaaaaaaatttaaaatatattttaacaaacttttaaTTGTAAGAATACTAATATTGTCATTTTGACTCtccattaaattaaaatctaattatttaattaaatattaatatttttatttgtataattacataatttaaatatcaatcATTGCACTTTAAATCTTAGTTATTTCCTTctaataagttttttatttataaatttgaattacttaattGCCTTCTACTTAATGAGAATGAGAATTTCATCTTTTACTAATTAATGTCAAACATTTTATCTTCttgaaatgtataaatattaatttaatttcaacatttttatgagACAAAAAAGACAATTTAAGAAAGTTAATCATAAGATAGTGTgcctccatttttttttttgctttataaaACATGATTCGGTCCCACATATGCAtggaattttattatttaattaatttcggCTAGTTTTGGGCAGTGAACGTGTCTCCCTTTGTGCCTATctataataattctaaattatatctaatataataattaaaaagtcTCTCCGAGAGCGAGCTAGGTCAAAAATTTAAGGTTCTTTAATTGAGAAAATAATATGTAATAGCatactattaatttaaattaaatgttataatatattttaatttaattgtattatATGGCAAACTATTGTTGTTTTCATCACTCTCCTTGGTGGAATCTTACTCGTCACTCTCATTTGGTGgaagtctcgctcgcctctctctctttttatccaaacacaaatatatagaaaatgtgtttgtgtttgtataaagcgagagaaaattgtacaaatacatatattttcttttccctctcccagatctcggtCGCCATTCTCccgaatctcgctcgccaccttcacctctctcgcttatacaaatgaaaaagaaatgtacaaattgtgtttttgtttgtatatataaagcgagagaaaattgtacatacacatgcaaatacatatatcttcgtcctatacacttataattacaCAATACAAATATCCCCCTGccagttttcttttgtctttctctttttctcgttttatgcctacacaaattatattattgatcttttgtatacaactgtttttcttttttatatttatagcGAATTATACCAATTgctttctttgtatatgtatagataATTATACAACTGttgtatagcgaaatatacatatttatgtttgctatggagcacaataaTATAAACTTGggtataacatacaaatataaattttgtgtttgctatatgtaaaaattgatctatttaatttctaacacctttggtgtaaataaacaattttatcaataataatttgtcataaatttaatttatatactcATATTAGAATATATTGCGATCGGGCTTCACAttagacatttttttattataaacatcaaatcaaacatataaattttatttatttatttttgcaaaatttgAGTAAAAGTATCAAAATAGGAATAATTTATCATTTGATAGGTTGGTTGATTGGAAATGCAGTAAAAGAAAGAAGTTGAACTacggaaaaaatatattattatattcaaatgcgtttttaataaacttaaaagggaaaaagactgaaatatatttatttttcagagTAAACGTCAATTTATGTTATtcgttaaaaaattaatttatttatttcatttcatttttgagaaaaaattcatctatctcattatttattaatagaaaacaattattttttatgtatctaACTGTCTTAGTAACCTTCTTAGATTGTGATTTAGGAAATTGAGTCCTCTTtagatttatttgtttttcgTTTGATAATGGTAACTTACAGTggttaccaaaaataaaaataatttttttttatgaatttagtCAAAATACCATAAATTGATACGAACTTTGGGTTAGTATCTTGTTTTATTCCTTCATTATCTTCCACAAGTTTTATAGTGGAGAAAAGACAATGATACATTTtagattcaattttaaaaaactatattttataatcttatttaaataaactaatccccaaagtaattttattttattgctttcactttatttttgtttcttctccACTATCAGAGGAGCCTATTGATAAGATGATTCGGTCTGtcaattactataattattCAGTATTGAGAGTAatgattccttttcttttaaatatgaaaaatacgCAAGTATTCCGTAGattataattgaaattttaaagacATATATTAACTgaacttatttatttacttacatgacatttaaatatttctCATGTGTCTCAATTGCATCGAATTACGAAGTGTCACGTAAGAtaaaatgtgtataaaattacaaaaaaaataaaattcaaagaatGATAGGATTTTAgattagttaaggtgtgtctctaagatttcgGTCATAGTTTATGGGgctacttgtgcattttcccttttaaaaataataataataaaattttatgtattagTAAAGCATATAAAATTgagtatatatattgatataatcATTCAGTGTTGAAAATAATGTGATAATTGAAGCAAAGAATATAAGTAGTATTAAAATTGAGTAATAGATCTCTGCActtataaaatgttaattataatCTTTTGATccgttcatcaaccttaaattGGATAACTTATTATCGGTTACAGTTAGGTTTTGAACAACCTCGAGTATAGATTAGTAAAATGATTCttgttatttataatttctaaaGTCGTGTGTAAACAGGAAAGTAGACAACTAATAGAGGACGGAGGGATGTACATTAGTAAacattgaatttcaaaaaaaaaaaaaagggttttgGTAATTGAGATAATAATGGTGATGTTAAAGCTTAAGAACAACTTGACacttatattgataaatattgcttCTATAATGGAAATGGCTGATGAAACTCTGTTACCTGGAGTTTATAAAGAAGTTGGCAAGGACTTGAACATTGATCCTGCTGGTCTTGGTTCACTTAGTCTTTACAGATCATTAGTTCAATGTCTTTGTTACCCCATTGCTGTATTCCTTGCTGCTCGTCATAATCGTGCTAATGTCATTGCTCTCGGGGCTTTTCTTTGGTCCGGTGCCACGTTCCTTGTTGCCATCTCCTCTACCTTTGCTGAGGTCTCTGCTTCATTCCTCTGTTTTTTCAAATAGTGTTGTATTTGTGGTTTGTTTGTGTAGTTGACAAGAATGAAAGTGTTATCTTGTTCGATGTTGTTTAACACAGATAGCAATTTCGAGAGGATTGAATGGAATAGGACTTGCAATTGTCACACCGGCAATCCTATCTCTAGTTGCTGATTCAACTAATGAGAGTAATCGTGGTACAGCTTTTGGATGGTTAGCATTAACAGGAAGTTCTGGTGCAGTTGTTGGTGGGACTATGTCTGTGCTGATTGCTGAAATGTCATTTATGGGAATTCCGGGCTGGAGAATCTCCTTTCATTTGGTTGGTATTATAAGTGTTCTTGTTGGTCTTTTAGTTTATTTCTTCGTGGAAGATCCCCGTTTTCTTGACAGAGATGTCAATGCAAAAGATCTACCTCCCGCGGAACCATTTCAAGAACAACTGAGAGAACTGTTAAAAGAAGCAAAATCGGTTATCAAAGTACCTTCCTTCAAGATAATTGTTGCACAAGGGGTTTTCGGATCATTCCTTGGGACATCACTGTCATTTTCCACTATGTGGTTGGAGCTTGTTGGATTCTCTCACAAGACAACAGCACTCATCACTAGTTTGTTTGTAGTTTCTCTGTCATGTGGCGCGGTTTTTGGAGGATTCATAGGGGATGTATTGGCGAAGCACTTGCCTAATTCTGGTAGGATCATCGTCTCTCAGATAACCACTGGTTCAGCTATTCCCTTAGCTGCAATTCTGCTTCTGCTATCGCCTATAGATCCTTCCACAGCTCTGTTGCATGGTTTAGTCTTGTTTATATTGGGATTTTGCGCATCATGGAGCGGTCCAGCAACAAACAGGTATGTCTACTCTTTCCACTTGCATACTCACACACAGGCATATATATGCAGTTGAAATGTTTAAAGAAGCACATGTTAGGTACATTTATATTGGTACTCGTAGTATTGCTCCTGTTAGTTTCTTGTCCTGCGATTTCTGTTACTATCTTTGCATTGATCATAGATGGACTTTGATGTTTTGTAGTCCAATATTTGCTGAGATAGTTCCTGACAGAGCTCTGGATCGATGTTTTGAGACCATGTTAGCATCATTTGCTCC
The window above is part of the Solanum pennellii chromosome 5, SPENNV200 genome. Proteins encoded here:
- the LOC107019007 gene encoding thiamine pathway transporter THI73-like — encoded protein: MVMLKLKNNLTLILINIASIMEMADETLLPGVYKEVGKDLNIDPAGLGSLSLYRSLVQCLCYPIAVFLAARHNRANVIALGAFLWSGATFLVAISSTFAEIAISRGLNGIGLAIVTPAILSLVADSTNESNRGTAFGWLALTGSSGAVVGGTMSVLIAEMSFMGIPGWRISFHLVGIISVLVGLLVYFFVEDPRFLDRDVNAKDLPPAEPFQEQLRELLKEAKSVIKVPSFKIIVAQGVFGSFLGTSLSFSTMWLELVGFSHKTTALITSLFVVSLSCGAVFGGFIGDVLAKHLPNSGRIIVSQITTGSAIPLAAILLLLSPIDPSTALLHGLVLFILGFCASWSGPATNSPIFAEIVPDRALDRCFETMLASFAPLLVGTLAQRVFGYKPIPEGSSTSGEIETDRQNAASLAKAMYTAIGIPMVICCSIYSFLYFTYPRDRDRVLLLQIHESRNLPYEEQLPLLEHDEQRLLSVNSL